In Dyadobacter sp. NIV53, a single window of DNA contains:
- a CDS encoding AraC family transcriptional regulator, producing MPEKSIIPLHYLKDDTDRTFFLRRMDGDISQEILMMEAHRDNHCNFFFHEKGSSRFMVDFREVSLEGANAFCILPGQVHRPLSFNHASGWFMATDLSDLDENLRSVFENYASNSQPVSVNQEQAGLLVKSLQLLSEISSGDNYLNYQPVARSMVKVCLGIFASVFQEQKQSDPLDNLRPATITRQFKSILSKNFKTLKSPSEYAQLLNITPSYLNEVVKNITGFSVSHWIQREVIMESKRLLYYTDLSVKEIAFSLGYDDHTYFSRLFRKVTQSSPGQFRSEYRK from the coding sequence GTGCCTGAAAAATCAATAATACCACTGCATTACCTTAAAGATGACACAGACCGCACTTTTTTTCTGCGGCGGATGGACGGTGATATTTCTCAGGAAATTTTAATGATGGAAGCGCATCGGGACAACCATTGCAATTTCTTCTTTCATGAAAAAGGAAGCAGCCGGTTTATGGTAGATTTCAGGGAAGTAAGTCTTGAAGGTGCCAATGCGTTTTGCATCTTGCCCGGCCAGGTTCACCGGCCTTTGTCTTTTAATCATGCATCCGGCTGGTTTATGGCAACTGATTTGTCCGATCTGGATGAAAATCTGCGTTCTGTTTTTGAGAACTATGCGTCAAATAGTCAACCGGTTTCGGTCAATCAAGAGCAGGCAGGGTTATTGGTGAAAAGTTTACAGCTTTTGTCAGAAATCTCGTCCGGCGATAACTATTTAAACTATCAACCTGTTGCCAGGTCCATGGTCAAGGTTTGCCTTGGTATTTTTGCATCTGTTTTTCAGGAGCAGAAGCAATCCGATCCATTAGATAATTTACGCCCGGCAACCATCACACGGCAGTTCAAAAGTATACTTTCGAAAAATTTTAAAACTTTAAAAAGCCCTTCGGAATATGCACAGTTGCTTAATATCACACCTTCATATCTCAACGAAGTTGTTAAAAATATAACCGGCTTTTCGGTGAGTCACTGGATACAGCGGGAGGTAATCATGGAGTCGAAACGACTTCTTTATTATACCGATTTAAGTGTCAAGGAAATTGCTTTTTCTTTGGGTTACGACGATCATACTTATTTTTCAAGGCTTTTCAGAAAAGTCACCCAATCTTCACCGGGACAGTTCAGAAGTGAATACCGTAAATAG